From the genome of Candidatus Bathyarchaeota archaeon, one region includes:
- a CDS encoding UDP-glucose 6-dehydrogenase produces the protein EATLKVNESQLLRVVNKARELLGNLKGRKIAILGLAFKPNTDDIREAVSIKIIEELMHDKAEIRAYDPKAMKNFRKKFGEKIAYMDSAKECIKDTVCCIIVTEWHEFKDIKPEYFKKVMKRPLVIDGRRLYDAGEFSNKLEYFAIGLGSSRLCWNSVK, from the coding sequence GAGGCTACTTTGAAAGTAAATGAGTCCCAACTATTAAGAGTAGTGAATAAAGCAAGGGAATTATTAGGTAATTTGAAAGGAAGGAAGATAGCAATTCTGGGTTTGGCATTTAAGCCAAATACTGATGATATACGAGAAGCAGTTTCGATAAAAATAATCGAAGAACTTATGCATGATAAAGCAGAGATTCGTGCATACGATCCTAAAGCAATGAAGAATTTTAGGAAAAAATTTGGAGAGAAAATCGCTTATATGGATTCTGCAAAGGAATGTATCAAAGACACTGTGTGCTGTATTATAGTTACGGAATGGCATGAATTCAAGGATATTAAACCAGAGTATTTCAAGAAAGTCATGAAAAGACCGTTGGTTATCGATGGTAGACGTTTATATGATGCAGGAGAATTCTCGAATAAGCTTGAATATTTTGCAATTGGTTTGGGTTCTAGTAGATTATGTTGGAACTCAGTTAAGTAA
- a CDS encoding DUF362 domain-containing protein produces the protein MADVSFFRYSKDKNILDGLENLFMNSLADVISKGDSVAVKLHMGELGNLTYIRPAYVRKVVELVKKVGGKPFVTDTTSLYTKKRFTAKGYLEAAAYNGFTKETVAAPIIIADKDGYDGSEFQIDNKVGECGFKSIKVASGLLKADSIITVTHVKGHLLTGLGGSLKNIGMGFVTKEGKAAQHSANRPILDESKCDECNVCIEECVFKAMSMQNGKPVMDLEECMSCSHCMFECPNKAWKWPDNSKEKLQSYMAHAVYGILNGLKSKIGYLNFIQDVTPLCDCCTPSGNALIQDIGILASLDPVAIDKASIDLIDKEMPGPSSQKDKIGKHNETSSMVHLKLAEKLGVGGLNYNLIDI, from the coding sequence ATGGCCGATGTATCATTCTTTAGATATAGTAAAGATAAAAACATTCTAGATGGTTTAGAAAATCTCTTCATGAATTCCTTGGCAGATGTCATTTCAAAAGGGGATTCAGTCGCTGTAAAACTCCATATGGGCGAACTTGGAAATTTGACTTACATAAGACCCGCTTATGTTAGGAAGGTTGTTGAACTCGTTAAGAAAGTAGGTGGAAAACCTTTCGTTACAGATACTACGTCATTGTATACTAAGAAAAGATTTACTGCCAAAGGATACTTGGAGGCAGCCGCATACAATGGTTTTACAAAAGAAACGGTTGCAGCTCCTATAATAATAGCTGACAAAGATGGTTATGATGGTTCAGAATTCCAAATAGATAATAAAGTTGGCGAGTGTGGATTTAAAAGTATAAAGGTCGCATCTGGATTACTCAAAGCCGATTCTATTATTACCGTTACTCATGTCAAGGGGCATCTACTTACAGGTTTGGGCGGATCATTAAAGAACATAGGAATGGGTTTTGTAACCAAAGAAGGAAAAGCAGCACAGCACTCGGCCAACAGACCCATTTTGGATGAATCAAAATGTGATGAGTGTAATGTGTGTATTGAAGAGTGTGTCTTTAAAGCTATGAGTATGCAAAATGGAAAACCGGTAATGGATCTAGAAGAATGTATGTCTTGCAGTCATTGTATGTTCGAGTGCCCAAACAAGGCATGGAAATGGCCTGATAATTCAAAAGAAAAGCTTCAATCATACATGGCTCACGCAGTATATGGCATATTGAATGGATTGAAATCTAAAATAGGTTATCTGAATTTCATTCAGGATGTTACGCCGTTATGTGATTGCTGTACGCCTTCTGGAAATGCACTGATACAAGATATAGGAATCTTAGCATCACTGGATCCTGTAGCAATTGATAAAGCCAGCATAGATTTGATCGATAAAGAGATGCCTGGGCCATCATCGCAAAAAGATAAAATTGGTAAGCATAATGAAACAAGTAGCATGGTACATCTTAAATTAGCAGAGAAGCTCGGTGTTGGAGGACTTAACTACAATTTAATTGATATTTAA
- a CDS encoding glycosyltransferase family 4 protein: MKILFVCDYYPPHVGGAELVYRRYCEGLAKRGHSVRVVTIKHSNEVPHKELVNRVWIFRVKTPLNSRYLFSFWSFPKVVRYAREADLVHCGFFVAPFSAIPAARLMGKPLVVTVHEIWGNLWFDFERNPFKAIINYLGEKLLTAISYDGITCPSKYTLKSLVRFGIKKELITYLQNGVESDLFRAKPRDLGLNKKLGLEGSKVYMFYGRPGISKGIEYLIKAA, encoded by the coding sequence TTGAAGATTCTCTTCGTATGCGATTACTATCCGCCCCATGTCGGCGGAGCAGAATTAGTCTATAGAAGATATTGTGAAGGACTAGCTAAGCGTGGGCATTCAGTCAGAGTGGTGACTATAAAACACTCTAATGAGGTGCCCCACAAGGAGTTAGTTAATAGAGTTTGGATTTTTAGAGTAAAAACACCTCTAAATTCTAGGTATCTTTTTTCTTTTTGGTCATTTCCTAAAGTTGTTAGATATGCAAGAGAAGCGGATTTGGTTCATTGTGGTTTTTTTGTTGCCCCTTTTTCAGCCATTCCTGCTGCTAGGCTAATGGGTAAGCCCTTGGTAGTTACTGTTCATGAAATTTGGGGAAATTTGTGGTTTGATTTTGAGAGAAATCCCTTTAAGGCCATTATAAATTATTTAGGAGAGAAGTTACTTACTGCAATATCTTATGATGGTATAACATGTCCAAGCAAATACACTCTTAAATCGTTGGTTAGATTTGGCATAAAAAAGGAACTAATCACATACTTACAGAATGGGGTTGAAAGCGATCTATTTAGAGCAAAGCCCAGAGATTTAGGACTAAATAAAAAACTTGGTTTAGAAGGTTCTAAAGTCTACATGTTCTATGGAAGGCCGGGCATAAGTAAAGGTATAGAGTATCTGATAAAAGCGGCTG